In the genome of Streptomyces racemochromogenes, one region contains:
- a CDS encoding enoyl-CoA hydratase/isomerase family protein, giving the protein MIDTLGRQVGEGAERIRLDVEDGIALLTLCRPDKLNGWSWESTRQLGLLADRIRFDPDVRAVLLRAQGRAFCAGIDVTAPGGAITGDSAAERARNYYEGIRWVHERFSVLARLPQPVVAAVQGYCLGFGFELALMADIRIAADDAVFALPEAQLGVAVDAGGDLRIAREAGAGWAKFLALTGRRIDAATAERLGLVQLVVPRAGLEAEARALTAEIAANAPLAVQGIKRSIDAYADAALPAALDRVAMTAALTLTSEDAAEGYGAKAARRPPRFRGA; this is encoded by the coding sequence GTGATCGACACGCTCGGCAGGCAGGTGGGCGAGGGCGCGGAGCGCATCCGGCTGGACGTCGAGGACGGCATCGCGCTCCTCACCCTCTGCCGCCCCGACAAGCTCAACGGCTGGAGCTGGGAGTCCACCCGCCAGCTGGGCCTGCTCGCCGACCGGATCCGCTTCGACCCGGACGTGCGCGCGGTCCTGCTGCGCGCACAGGGCCGGGCCTTCTGCGCGGGCATCGACGTGACCGCCCCCGGCGGCGCCATCACCGGTGACTCCGCGGCCGAACGGGCCCGGAACTACTACGAGGGCATCCGCTGGGTACACGAGCGCTTCTCGGTCCTCGCGCGCCTGCCACAGCCGGTCGTCGCCGCCGTCCAGGGCTACTGCCTGGGCTTCGGCTTCGAACTGGCCCTGATGGCCGACATCCGGATCGCCGCCGACGACGCGGTCTTCGCCCTGCCCGAGGCCCAGCTGGGCGTGGCGGTGGACGCGGGCGGCGACCTGCGCATCGCCAGGGAGGCCGGAGCCGGCTGGGCCAAGTTCCTCGCCCTGACCGGCCGCCGGATCGACGCGGCCACCGCCGAGCGCCTGGGCCTGGTCCAACTGGTCGTCCCCCGGGCGGGACTGGAGGCGGAGGCCCGCGCCCTGACCGCCGAGATCGCGGCGAACGCCCCGCTCGCCGTCCAGGGCATCAAGCGCTCGATCGACGCCTACGCGGACGCCGCCCTGCCCGCCGCCCTGGACCGGGTGGCCATGACGGCGGCCCTCACCCTCACCTCCGAGGACGCCGCGGAGGGCTACGGGGCCAAGGCCGCCCGCCGGCCCCCGCGGTTCAGGGGAGCGTGA
- a CDS encoding LysR substrate-binding domain-containing protein — MLDVRRLRLLRELARRGTIAAVAEALAFSPSAVSQQLAVLEREAGLPLLERTGRRVRLTPAAQNLVRHAEAVLERLEQADADLAEARSGLAGVLRVGSFPTATRAIVPAALVHLARRHPGLEPRIRETDPAAVAHALRAGDLDVALVHEYDFVPAPPEPGLGTRPLYGEAMYLAAPAAPPPAATRAAPAPDGGSDQGAVLRTHQDEPWITATPGTLCHAMTVRACQAAGFTPRIRHEVDEFDTVLALVAAGQGVAVVPQLGMTGSADPAITLTRLHMERRTKVAFRSGAAAHPAVAAFTAALRACVPPDLAGTGSGG; from the coding sequence ATGCTCGACGTCCGCCGCCTGCGCCTGCTGCGGGAACTCGCCCGCCGGGGCACCATCGCCGCCGTGGCCGAGGCCCTCGCCTTCAGCCCCTCCGCCGTCTCCCAGCAGCTGGCCGTCCTCGAACGCGAGGCCGGCCTGCCCCTGCTGGAACGAACCGGCCGCCGCGTCCGCCTCACCCCGGCCGCCCAGAACCTCGTGCGCCACGCCGAGGCCGTCCTGGAGCGCCTGGAGCAGGCCGACGCCGACCTCGCGGAGGCCCGCAGCGGCCTCGCCGGAGTCCTGCGCGTCGGCTCCTTCCCCACCGCCACCCGCGCCATCGTCCCGGCCGCCCTGGTCCACCTGGCCCGGCGCCACCCGGGGCTGGAGCCGAGGATCCGCGAGACCGACCCGGCCGCCGTCGCGCACGCGCTGCGGGCCGGGGACCTGGACGTGGCCCTGGTGCACGAGTACGACTTCGTCCCCGCGCCGCCGGAGCCGGGACTGGGCACCCGCCCGCTGTACGGGGAGGCGATGTACCTGGCGGCCCCCGCGGCCCCGCCCCCCGCGGCCACCCGGGCCGCCCCGGCGCCGGACGGCGGCTCCGACCAGGGCGCGGTCCTGCGCACCCACCAGGACGAGCCGTGGATCACCGCCACCCCCGGGACCCTCTGCCACGCCATGACCGTACGGGCCTGCCAGGCGGCCGGGTTCACCCCCCGGATCCGGCACGAGGTCGACGAGTTCGACACCGTCCTCGCGCTGGTCGCGGCCGGGCAGGGGGTGGCCGTCGTCCCCCAGCTCGGAATGACCGGATCCGCGGACCCCGCCATCACCCTCACCCGGCTGCACATGGAACGCCGCACCAAGGTCGCCTTCCGCAGCGGCGCGGCCGCCCACCCCGCCGTCGCCGCCTTCACCGCCGCGCTGCGCGCCTGCGTACCGCCGGATCTGGCCGGAACCGGAAGCGGGGGGTGA
- a CDS encoding S-(hydroxymethyl)mycothiol dehydrogenase, which yields MTHRVRGVIARSKGAPVETTTILVPDPGPGEALVKIQACGVCHTDLHYREGGINDEFPFLLGHEAAGVVESVGPDVTSVAPGDFVVLNWRAVCGACRACKRGRPWYCFNTHNATQPMTLEDGTPLSPALGIGAFAEKTLVAAGQCTKVDPAASPAAAGLLGCGVMAGLGAALNTGNVGRGDSVAVIGCGGVGNAAVAGARLAGASRIIAVDLDERKLEWARGLGATHTVNGRTEDVVKAIQELTGGNGADVVIEAVGRPETYRQAFYARDLAGTVVLVGVPTPEMRLELPLLDVFGRGGALKSSWYGDCLPERDFPLLVDLYLQGRLDLDAFVSETIPLDGVEDAFARMERGEVLRSVVVF from the coding sequence GTGACACATCGCGTACGAGGGGTCATCGCGCGGAGCAAGGGCGCACCGGTGGAGACGACCACGATCCTCGTGCCCGACCCGGGGCCCGGCGAAGCCCTCGTAAAGATCCAGGCCTGCGGGGTCTGTCACACCGACCTGCACTACCGCGAGGGCGGCATCAACGACGAGTTCCCCTTCCTCCTCGGCCACGAGGCCGCGGGCGTCGTCGAGTCCGTCGGCCCCGACGTCACCTCCGTCGCCCCCGGCGACTTCGTGGTCCTCAACTGGCGTGCGGTGTGCGGCGCCTGCCGGGCCTGCAAGCGCGGCCGGCCCTGGTACTGCTTCAACACCCACAACGCCACCCAGCCCATGACGCTGGAGGACGGCACCCCGCTCTCCCCGGCCCTGGGCATCGGGGCCTTCGCCGAGAAGACCCTCGTCGCCGCCGGTCAGTGCACCAAGGTGGACCCCGCCGCATCGCCGGCCGCCGCCGGACTGCTCGGCTGCGGCGTGATGGCGGGCCTGGGCGCCGCCCTGAACACCGGCAACGTCGGGCGGGGCGACTCGGTCGCCGTCATCGGCTGCGGGGGAGTGGGCAACGCGGCCGTCGCCGGCGCGCGGCTGGCCGGCGCCTCGCGGATCATCGCCGTGGACCTGGACGAGCGGAAGCTGGAGTGGGCGCGCGGCCTCGGCGCCACCCATACCGTCAACGGGCGCACCGAGGACGTGGTCAAGGCGATCCAGGAGCTGACCGGCGGGAACGGCGCGGACGTGGTCATCGAGGCCGTCGGCCGCCCGGAGACCTACCGGCAGGCCTTCTACGCCCGCGACCTGGCCGGCACCGTGGTCCTGGTCGGCGTACCGACACCCGAGATGCGGCTCGAACTCCCGCTCCTGGACGTCTTCGGGCGCGGCGGCGCCCTCAAGTCCTCCTGGTACGGCGACTGCCTGCCCGAGCGCGACTTCCCGCTGCTGGTCGACCTGTACCTCCAGGGCCGGCTCGACCTCGACGCGTTCGTCTCCGAGACCATCCCGCTCGACGGGGTGGAGGACGCCTTCGCCCGCATGGAGCGCGGCGAGGTGCTCCGCTCCGTGGTGGTCTTCTGA
- a CDS encoding response regulator transcription factor, whose amino-acid sequence MVRLLLAEDQGMMRGALALLLGLEEDFEVVAQVGAGDEILPAALEARPDVALLDIELPGLSGLDAAAELRTRLPDCRVLILTTFGRPGYLRRAMEAGAAGFLVKDGPVEELAVAVRRVLAGETVIDPALAAAALGAGPNPLTARETDVLNAAADGATVADIAGRVHLSESTVRNYLSAAIGKTGTRNRMEAVRAARRQGWL is encoded by the coding sequence ATGGTCAGGCTGCTGCTGGCGGAGGACCAGGGCATGATGCGGGGCGCGCTCGCCCTGCTGCTGGGGCTGGAGGAGGACTTCGAGGTCGTGGCCCAGGTGGGCGCCGGGGACGAGATCCTGCCCGCCGCGCTGGAGGCCCGGCCCGACGTGGCCCTGCTCGACATCGAGCTCCCGGGTCTCAGCGGCCTCGACGCCGCCGCGGAGCTGCGCACCCGGCTGCCGGACTGCCGGGTGCTGATCCTGACCACCTTCGGCCGGCCCGGCTACCTGCGCCGGGCCATGGAGGCCGGGGCCGCGGGGTTCCTCGTCAAGGACGGGCCGGTGGAGGAGCTGGCGGTGGCGGTCCGCCGGGTACTGGCCGGGGAGACCGTGATCGACCCGGCGCTCGCGGCCGCCGCGCTGGGCGCCGGCCCGAATCCGCTGACCGCGCGCGAGACCGACGTGCTGAACGCCGCCGCCGACGGGGCCACGGTGGCCGACATCGCCGGCCGGGTGCACCTGTCCGAGTCGACCGTGCGCAACTACCTCTCGGCGGCCATCGGCAAGACCGGCACCCGCAACCGGATGGAGGCCGTCCGCGCGGCCCGCCGCCAGGGCTGGCTCTGA
- a CDS encoding alpha/beta fold hydrolase, producing the protein MTLPRSYRQPGVVLTDHHFTVPLDHDRPGGERIELYAREVVAHDKDPERLPWLLYLEGGPGFGARRFTGRQAWLERALADHRVLLLDQRGTGRSTPLNRQTLPARGTPDQQAAHLTHFRADSIVRDAEAIRPALTGGAPWTVLGQSFGGFCATHYLSTAPEGLAAALITGGLPSLHATAAEVYEAAYPRVERKNLAHYARYPMDVERARRIAAHLAERPAELPGGYRLTTEAFQSLGLMLGAGDGSHQLHYLLEDAFVTTPAGPALSDAFLHAVHAHLSFAGHPLYALLHEAIYAQDPAAPTDWAAERVRAAHPRFDAAKALAGDGPVLFTGESIHPWHFTSDPALAPLRETADVLASRTGWEPLYDPARLAANEVPVAAAVYHDDMYVDTAHSLATARAVRGLRTWVTDEFEHDGLRAGGPRVLDRLLSLVRDEV; encoded by the coding sequence GTGACCCTCCCGCGCAGCTACCGCCAGCCCGGTGTCGTCCTGACCGACCACCACTTCACCGTGCCGCTCGACCACGACCGCCCCGGCGGCGAACGGATCGAGCTGTACGCCCGCGAGGTCGTCGCCCACGACAAGGACCCCGAGCGGCTGCCCTGGCTGCTGTACCTGGAGGGCGGACCCGGCTTCGGGGCGCGGCGGTTCACCGGACGCCAGGCCTGGCTGGAGCGGGCCCTCGCCGACCACCGGGTGCTCCTCCTGGACCAGCGCGGCACCGGCCGCTCCACCCCCCTCAACCGGCAGACCCTGCCCGCGCGCGGCACGCCCGACCAGCAGGCTGCCCACCTCACGCACTTCCGCGCCGACTCCATCGTGCGCGATGCCGAGGCCATCCGCCCCGCCCTGACCGGCGGCGCGCCGTGGACCGTGCTCGGCCAGAGCTTCGGCGGGTTCTGCGCCACCCACTACCTCTCCACCGCGCCCGAGGGCCTGGCCGCCGCCCTGATCACCGGCGGGCTGCCCTCCCTCCACGCCACCGCCGCCGAGGTGTACGAGGCCGCGTACCCGCGCGTCGAGCGCAAGAACCTCGCCCACTACGCCCGCTACCCGATGGACGTCGAGCGCGCCCGCCGCATCGCCGCCCACCTCGCCGAGCGCCCCGCCGAACTCCCCGGCGGCTACCGGCTCACCACCGAGGCCTTCCAGTCCCTGGGCCTGATGCTCGGCGCCGGCGACGGCAGCCACCAGCTGCACTACCTCCTGGAGGACGCCTTCGTCACCACCCCGGCGGGCCCCGCCCTCTCGGACGCCTTCCTGCACGCCGTCCACGCCCACCTCTCCTTCGCGGGCCACCCCCTCTACGCCCTGCTCCACGAGGCGATCTACGCCCAGGACCCGGCGGCCCCCACCGACTGGGCCGCCGAGCGGGTCCGCGCCGCGCACCCCCGCTTCGACGCCGCGAAGGCCCTCGCGGGCGACGGCCCCGTGCTCTTCACCGGCGAGAGCATCCACCCCTGGCACTTCACCAGTGACCCGGCCCTCGCCCCCCTCCGCGAGACGGCCGACGTGCTGGCGTCCCGCACCGGCTGGGAGCCCCTCTACGACCCGGCCCGGCTCGCCGCCAACGAGGTCCCGGTGGCGGCCGCGGTCTACCACGACGACATGTACGTGGACACCGCCCACTCGCTGGCCACGGCCCGCGCCGTCCGCGGCCTGCGGACCTGGGTGACGGACGAGTTCGAACACGACGGCCTCCGCGCGGGGGGCCCCCGCGTCCTGGACCGGCTGCTGTCCCTGGTCCGCGACGAGGTCTAG
- a CDS encoding dihydrodipicolinate synthase family protein — protein MRQETPQGGQTAHSDPLILDGIHVPLVTPFTPGGEVAAEALEALAHEVLDAGAAGIVALGTTGEAAALDEAERDLVTGICARVCGERGVPLTVGAGASGTRASEASLARLARWPQARAALVTVPSFVRPSAAGVLAHFARLAEVSPVPLIVYHVPYRTGRPLDADALRALGSLAGVAGVKYAAGGIDAETVALLGRLPDGFSVLAGDDAYVSPMLALGASGAVLASAHLATGRFVELAAAWRAGDVGRARELGHGLARVSAAAFAEPNPAVVKGVLHAQGRIPAPDVRLPLLPASGRAVDATLEALASLRGAGPGR, from the coding sequence ATGCGACAGGAAACGCCCCAGGGCGGGCAAACGGCCCATAGCGACCCTTTGATCCTCGACGGGATCCACGTCCCGCTCGTCACCCCGTTCACACCCGGCGGGGAGGTCGCCGCCGAGGCGCTGGAGGCCCTGGCCCACGAGGTCCTCGACGCGGGGGCCGCCGGGATCGTGGCCCTCGGCACGACGGGCGAGGCCGCCGCGCTGGACGAGGCGGAGCGGGACCTGGTGACCGGGATCTGCGCGCGGGTCTGCGGGGAGAGGGGCGTGCCGCTCACGGTGGGGGCGGGGGCGAGCGGGACCCGGGCGAGCGAGGCGTCGCTGGCGCGGCTGGCGCGGTGGCCACAGGCCCGGGCGGCGCTGGTGACGGTGCCGTCGTTCGTACGGCCCTCGGCGGCGGGGGTGCTGGCCCACTTCGCGCGGCTGGCGGAGGTGAGCCCAGTGCCGCTGATCGTCTATCACGTCCCGTACCGGACGGGGCGGCCCCTGGACGCGGACGCGCTGCGGGCGCTGGGCTCGCTGGCCGGGGTGGCGGGGGTGAAGTACGCCGCGGGCGGGATCGACGCGGAGACGGTGGCGCTGCTGGGCCGGCTGCCGGACGGGTTCTCGGTCCTGGCCGGGGACGACGCGTACGTGTCCCCGATGCTGGCGCTCGGCGCCTCGGGGGCGGTGCTCGCCTCGGCCCATCTGGCGACGGGGCGGTTCGTGGAGCTCGCGGCGGCCTGGCGGGCCGGTGACGTCGGGCGGGCCCGGGAGCTGGGGCACGGGCTGGCACGGGTGTCGGCGGCGGCCTTCGCGGAGCCCAACCCGGCGGTGGTCAAGGGCGTGCTGCACGCACAGGGCCGGATCCCCGCCCCGGACGTGCGCCTGCCCCTGCTGCCCGCGTCCGGGCGGGCCGTGGACGCCACCCTGGAGGCGCTGGCCTCCCTCCGAGGGGCCGGACCAGGCCGATGA
- a CDS encoding PIG-L deacetylase family protein: MTEQAEQQPPLQPMPADWRRALAVVAHPDDLEYGCAAAIAEWTDGGREVAYLLATRGEAGIDGVAPDECGPLREAEQRASAAVVGVSTVEFLDHRDGVVEYGLGLRRDIAAAIRRHRPELVITLNHRDTWGGVGGGGYWNTPDHKAVGRAVLDAAADAGNRWIFPELVSEQGLEPWDGVRWVAVANTTTPTHAVDAGPGLERAIRSLLEHKAYISALTDQDPEEYVRAFLTGNVQQTAARFGGRPAVPFEVFPR; this comes from the coding sequence ATGACCGAACAAGCTGAGCAGCAGCCGCCCTTGCAGCCGATGCCCGCCGACTGGCGGCGCGCCCTCGCGGTGGTCGCGCACCCCGACGACCTGGAGTACGGCTGCGCCGCCGCCATCGCCGAGTGGACGGACGGCGGCCGCGAGGTCGCCTACCTCCTGGCCACGCGCGGCGAGGCGGGCATCGACGGGGTCGCCCCGGACGAGTGCGGCCCGCTGCGCGAGGCCGAGCAGCGGGCGAGCGCGGCGGTCGTCGGGGTCTCCACCGTGGAGTTCCTCGACCACCGCGACGGCGTCGTCGAGTACGGACTCGGCCTGCGCCGGGACATCGCGGCGGCCATCCGGCGGCACCGCCCCGAGCTGGTGATCACCCTCAACCACCGTGACACCTGGGGCGGGGTGGGCGGCGGCGGGTACTGGAACACCCCCGACCACAAGGCCGTCGGCCGGGCCGTCCTGGACGCCGCCGCCGACGCGGGCAACCGGTGGATCTTCCCCGAGCTCGTCTCCGAGCAGGGCCTGGAGCCGTGGGACGGGGTGCGCTGGGTCGCGGTGGCGAACACCACCACGCCCACCCACGCCGTCGACGCCGGCCCCGGGCTGGAGCGCGCCATCCGGTCCCTGCTGGAGCACAAGGCGTACATCTCCGCGCTGACCGACCAGGACCCCGAGGAGTACGTGCGCGCCTTCCTCACCGGCAACGTCCAGCAGACCGCCGCCCGCTTCGGCGGCCGTCCGGCGGTGCCGTTCGAGGTCTTCCCCCGCTGA
- a CDS encoding sensor histidine kinase, giving the protein MRGKGAAADRKADRKAEWAARKAEWRASEKARKARGEAPDYGSGPMGPPNAFTLLPWLLLGMGAISNIVHGETPDPWVGVAGLLVFNSLYVTLVFRAFHKPAREAVATRWCLGALAAVTCAMAGGYGGDWLLFFPLLGLATGAVVRGRGLAPVMFTVTAVAGVVAGLWEGWDALGIVYGTFLSGMVTAAILALAETVRELRETRQELARAAVDQERLRFSRDLHDLLGHTLSVIVVKSEAARRIAPRDVDAALDQVRDIESVGRQALTEIREAVTGYREASLAAELDRARAALTAAGIEPVVRQSGPPLPPQTAALLGWVVREAATNAVRHSGASRCEIELDGTGDRVRLVITDNGTGAVGSTPSGCGLTGLRERLAASGGTLTTGPAADGGFRVTAGLPADPAAGGDGTH; this is encoded by the coding sequence ATGCGGGGCAAGGGGGCGGCGGCCGACCGGAAGGCCGACCGGAAGGCCGAATGGGCCGCCCGCAAGGCGGAATGGCGGGCGAGCGAGAAGGCCCGCAAGGCGCGCGGGGAGGCCCCCGACTACGGCAGCGGCCCGATGGGCCCGCCCAACGCCTTCACCCTGCTGCCCTGGCTGCTCCTGGGCATGGGGGCGATCTCCAACATCGTCCACGGCGAGACCCCCGACCCCTGGGTCGGCGTGGCCGGCCTGCTGGTCTTCAACTCCCTCTACGTCACCCTGGTCTTCCGGGCCTTCCACAAGCCGGCCCGGGAGGCCGTCGCCACCCGCTGGTGCCTGGGCGCCCTGGCCGCCGTCACCTGCGCCATGGCCGGCGGCTACGGCGGCGACTGGCTGCTCTTCTTCCCGCTGCTGGGCCTCGCCACCGGCGCGGTGGTCCGGGGACGCGGGCTCGCCCCGGTGATGTTCACCGTCACGGCCGTCGCCGGAGTCGTCGCGGGGCTGTGGGAGGGCTGGGACGCGCTCGGCATCGTCTACGGGACCTTCCTGTCCGGCATGGTCACCGCCGCCATCCTCGCGCTGGCCGAGACGGTACGGGAACTGCGCGAGACCCGGCAGGAACTGGCGCGGGCCGCCGTCGACCAGGAGCGGCTGCGCTTCTCCCGGGACCTGCACGACCTGCTCGGTCACACCCTGTCGGTGATCGTGGTGAAGTCGGAGGCGGCCCGCCGGATCGCACCGCGCGACGTGGACGCCGCCCTCGACCAGGTCCGCGACATCGAGTCGGTGGGCCGGCAGGCGCTCACCGAGATCCGGGAGGCCGTCACCGGCTACCGCGAGGCGAGCCTGGCCGCCGAGCTCGACCGGGCCCGCGCCGCGCTGACCGCTGCCGGCATCGAGCCCGTCGTACGCCAGTCCGGGCCCCCGCTGCCCCCGCAGACGGCGGCCCTGCTGGGCTGGGTGGTCCGCGAGGCCGCCACCAACGCCGTCCGCCACAGCGGTGCCTCCCGCTGCGAGATCGAGCTGGACGGCACCGGGGACCGGGTCCGCCTGGTGATCACGGACAACGGTACGGGCGCAGTAGGCTCGACCCCGTCGGGCTGCGGGCTGACGGGCCTGCGCGAACGCCTCGCCGCGTCGGGAGGCACGCTCACCACGGGCCCGGCGGCGGACGGCGGTTTCCGGGTCACCGCCGGGCTCCCGGCGGATCCGGCCGCAGGAGGGGACGGAACGCACTGA
- a CDS encoding SMI1/KNR4 family protein, giving the protein MKTDDWEPFLRAWSAERETALRAEAPAEPPLGWLGFDPAPPERIAALEARLGLDLPASYRSFLEVTDGWRWAGEFVELLAPAAEVGPLRERTEHLYEMLSEWEQEDLAEEEDQEDADEGGDDDEEDAEAGSVPYESARWGRAVQISLEGDQTWLILDPGDVSAEGEWAAYRFSSWSGSGPERHESFADLMYAEYLGFRALRRPDGGTPPVTLP; this is encoded by the coding sequence ATGAAGACCGACGACTGGGAACCCTTCCTGCGCGCCTGGAGCGCCGAGCGGGAGACGGCCCTGCGCGCCGAGGCCCCCGCGGAGCCGCCCCTCGGCTGGCTGGGCTTCGACCCCGCTCCGCCGGAGCGGATAGCGGCGCTCGAAGCCAGGCTGGGGCTCGATCTGCCGGCTTCGTACCGCTCCTTCCTGGAAGTCACCGACGGCTGGCGGTGGGCCGGGGAGTTCGTGGAACTGCTCGCCCCGGCGGCGGAGGTGGGGCCGCTGCGGGAACGGACGGAGCACCTGTACGAGATGCTCAGCGAGTGGGAGCAGGAGGACCTCGCCGAGGAGGAGGACCAGGAGGACGCGGACGAGGGCGGGGACGATGACGAGGAGGACGCGGAGGCGGGGTCCGTGCCGTACGAGTCCGCGCGGTGGGGCCGGGCGGTCCAGATATCCCTGGAGGGGGACCAGACCTGGCTGATCCTCGACCCCGGCGACGTCAGCGCCGAGGGCGAGTGGGCGGCGTACCGGTTCTCCAGCTGGAGCGGATCCGGTCCGGAGCGGCACGAGTCCTTCGCCGATCTGATGTACGCGGAGTACCTGGGCTTCCGCGCCCTGCGCCGGCCCGACGGCGGGACCCCGCCGGTCACGCTCCCCTGA
- a CDS encoding SDR family oxidoreductase: MTDEIQRGLPAPPPLGAAALPAGTYAGQVVLVTGGGTGLGKAIAAEFARLGADLLIAGRRAGQLEAAREELAAVPGAGRVAAAVCDIRDPERVADVFDAAGAALGLPDVLVNNAAANFPSPAEDLSPNAWRAVVDTTLTGTWFMTREFGRRHLGAGSPGAIVSVGASYAWTGGPGFAHSAAAKAGVKNLVETLAVEWGPYGIRVNGLVPGLFPHADMPQDIREGLERAAPDSKDSRQPALRVGAPRELGWAATFLASPYARFVTGHTLVVDGANWQRRALVQPEVVPVREQLGRGPFQP; encoded by the coding sequence GTGGTCCTCGTGACCGGTGGCGGCACCGGGCTGGGCAAGGCCATCGCCGCCGAGTTCGCCCGGCTCGGCGCCGACCTGCTGATCGCGGGGCGCCGTGCCGGGCAGCTGGAGGCGGCGCGCGAGGAGCTGGCGGCCGTGCCCGGGGCGGGCCGGGTGGCGGCCGCGGTCTGCGACATCCGGGACCCCGAGCGGGTGGCGGACGTCTTCGACGCCGCCGGGGCCGCGCTGGGACTGCCGGACGTGCTGGTCAACAACGCCGCGGCGAACTTCCCCAGCCCCGCCGAGGACCTGTCCCCGAACGCCTGGCGGGCGGTGGTCGACACCACCCTGACCGGGACCTGGTTCATGACCCGCGAGTTCGGCCGGCGTCACCTCGGTGCGGGCAGCCCGGGGGCGATCGTCAGCGTCGGCGCCTCGTACGCCTGGACCGGCGGGCCCGGCTTCGCCCACAGCGCCGCCGCGAAGGCCGGGGTGAAGAACCTGGTGGAGACCCTCGCCGTGGAGTGGGGCCCGTACGGCATCCGCGTCAACGGGCTGGTGCCCGGCCTGTTCCCGCACGCCGACATGCCGCAGGACATCCGGGAGGGGCTGGAGCGGGCCGCCCCGGACTCCAAGGACTCCCGGCAGCCCGCCCTGCGGGTGGGCGCCCCGCGCGAACTGGGCTGGGCCGCCACCTTCCTCGCCTCGCCCTACGCCCGTTTCGTCACCGGCCACACGCTGGTGGTCGACGGGGCGAACTGGCAGCGGCGGGCGCTGGTCCAGCCCGAGGTGGTGCCGGTGCGCGAGCAGCTGGGGCGCGGGCCGTTCCAGCCGTGA
- a CDS encoding transglycosylase SLT domain-containing protein has translation MPRHGKHRRPKQHWIARKLAVAGTGGAALALPLISATTAGATGTQPASLVKAAVEKATAVQPSVEKSATEKASVQKAAAALTYSVVGGDTLSKIASAHSVSGGWQALYEANRSTIGSDPSVIRPGLKLSLGAAARAAAVKPAAKPATPVYANNLDGWIRQSLAIMARHGIPGSYNGIHRNVMRESSGNPLAINNWDINARNGIPSKGLLQVIDPTFRAYHVPGTPLDSYDPVANITAACNYAAARYGSIDNVNGAY, from the coding sequence ATGCCCCGACACGGCAAGCACCGTCGGCCGAAGCAGCACTGGATCGCCCGCAAGCTGGCGGTCGCCGGCACGGGTGGAGCGGCTCTCGCCCTCCCTCTGATCAGCGCCACGACGGCCGGGGCGACCGGCACGCAGCCCGCCTCGCTCGTCAAGGCGGCCGTGGAGAAGGCCACCGCGGTGCAGCCGTCGGTCGAGAAGTCGGCCACGGAAAAGGCGTCCGTGCAAAAGGCGGCGGCAGCCCTGACCTATTCGGTGGTCGGCGGTGACACCCTTTCGAAGATCGCCTCCGCGCATTCCGTGAGCGGCGGCTGGCAGGCGCTCTACGAGGCCAACCGGAGCACCATCGGCTCCGATCCCTCGGTGATCCGTCCCGGCCTGAAACTGAGCCTCGGCGCGGCGGCCCGCGCGGCCGCCGTGAAGCCCGCCGCCAAGCCGGCCACCCCGGTCTACGCGAACAACCTCGACGGCTGGATCCGGCAGTCGCTGGCCATCATGGCCCGGCACGGAATTCCCGGCAGCTACAACGGAATCCACCGTAACGTGATGCGGGAGTCCTCGGGCAACCCCCTGGCCATCAACAACTGGGACATCAACGCCCGCAACGGCATCCCCTCCAAGGGCCTGCTCCAGGTCATCGACCCGACCTTCCGCGCCTACCACGTCCCCGGAACGCCCCTGGACTCGTACGACCCGGTCGCCAACATCACCGCGGCCTGCAACTACGCCGCCGCCCGCTACGGATCGATCGACAACGTCAACGGCGCCTACTAG